The DNA sequence GGAATAAAGAAGGCCCTTATCGGAGGTGTCGCCAGTGAGTGAGATTCCCGCTTACCTCAGAAACGGTTACATCACCCCGGAGGAGCTTGAAAAGTTCATCCCCTTGCCGAGCGAGGAGAGGATGAGGAAACGGCCGGTTGCGATTCCGGAGTGTCCGCAGGAGATACCCTGCGCCCCGTGCAGGGAGGTATGCCCCGTCAACGCCATCGAGATGCCTACTCCCAACGATTTGCCGATTGTGAACTACGAGAAGTGTGTGGGCTGCTCCCTCTGCGTTCAGATATGTCCTGGCCTGGCCTTCTTCATGGTGCACTACGTCGGTAACAGAGCAAGGGTAACGATGCCCTACGAACTCCTGCCGGTTCCTAAGAGGGGCGAAGAGGTGATCTTACTCAACCGCACCGGCGAACCCGTCGGCAGGGGGAGGGTTGTTCTCGTCATCCCGCGCGAAAAGAGCATGGGGGATAGGGCGGTTATCACAGTGGAGATGCCCATAGACCTTGCC is a window from the Thermococcus sp. genome containing:
- a CDS encoding 4Fe-4S dicluster domain-containing protein; protein product: MSEIPAYLRNGYITPEELEKFIPLPSEERMRKRPVAIPECPQEIPCAPCREVCPVNAIEMPTPNDLPIVNYEKCVGCSLCVQICPGLAFFMVHYVGNRARVTMPYELLPVPKRGEEVILLNRTGEPVGRGRVVLVIPREKSMGDRAVITVEMPIDLAWEVRGIKVPGDEEDG